The Verrucomicrobiota bacterium nucleotide sequence CCTGACCATGGCAGTGCGGAAACTGATGACCGCTCCAGTCAGGACAGCGGCCAATTACAGCCTGTCGGTGCAACGCATCAAAACGGAGCGAGTTCCACCGGGCCGGGGCGATTGCGCGGAATTGCTGTGTTGGTGGCGGTGATACTGGTGATTTGGCTGCTTGATCGGCGTGTGCAGACGGGCGCAGACGAATGGGTTACCAAACTGGGGAAGATCGAAGTAACTGCCCGATTGTTGGAGCGTCCAGACCAATTTCCCAAGCTGGGTGCGTATCGCTATACGTATGTGCTGAAGTATCGGGTGCTCCAAGTTATCCGTCCGGATTCCCAAGGTAAATACCCCCTCAAACCCGGGGACGACGTATTTGTCGGCCACTACAAACCCTGGCTGCCGCGTTCCCAAATCAAGGACGGCGATTGGGGGGACAGCCCCTTGGGCGGTAAGCTCGACGGGTTTGTGGTTGGCGAAGTCCATCGCATGGCACTGGATTACGCGTTGCAGGACCTGGCACCCAGCGGCACGCTCGATTATTGCTTCCCGCCTGGCACCAATCGTTTCTTTGCGCTCTGGGCCAATCCCACCACCTATTAACGACGCCACCGCATGGTATTCACCACGCACATTTTCATCTTTTACTTCCTGCCGTTGTTCCTGCTCATTTATTTCAACCTGCCGTATGCCTGGCGGAACCTGTGGATCACGGTGGCAAGTTATGTGTTTTACGGCTGGTGGGAACCCTGGTTCGTCTGCCTGATGATGTTCACGACCATCATGGATTTCATTTGGGGAAGAGTCATCACCCGGCCCGGCGCAACTCCCGCCCAACGGAAGCTGGCGGTGGCCGCCTGTTGTGTCACCAATTTGAGCTTCCTCGGCTTTTTCAAATACTATCTGTTTGCCGCAGACTCGCTGAATCACCTCCTGGCCATGGTGGGTACGGAGCAATTCCGCGTGCTCCGGGTGGTTCTGCCCATCGGTATTTCGTTCTACACCTTTCATTCCCTCACGTACATCATTGACCTGTACCGGGGACACGCCACGCCGGCCAAGTCGTTCACCGACTTCTCCGCCTTTGTCGCGCTGTTTCCCGATTTGGTGGCCGGGCCAATTATTCGGTACAAAACTCTCGCCGCGCAGCTTGCCTGGCGGGAGCACCTCGTCTCGCGCTTTGCTTCCGGCGTGGCCATTTTCATCCTCGGTTTTGCCAAAAAAATCCTGCTGGCCAATCCGGTGGGACGGCTGGCCGATGCGGTGTTCAACGCGGCTGACCCATGCGCCCTGGATGCCTGGATTGGTGTGCTGGCCTACGCCTTCCAGATTTACTTCGATTTTTGCGGTTACTCGGATATGGCCGTTGGTTTGGGGCGCATGTTGGGCTTTGAATTCCCGAGAAATTTTGACGCCCCGTATCGCTCCGAAAGCATCACCGAGGTCTGGCGGCGCTGGCACATCTCCCTATCCAGTGTGCTGCGGGATTACCTCTACTATCCGTTGGGTGGCAACCGCCTTGGGCCATCGCGGACCTACGTTAATCTGGCGGTCGTGATGCTACTAGGCGGTCTGTGGCACGGCGCCAAGTGGAACTTCATCGTTTGGGGCGGGTACCATGGATTATTGCTGGGGTACGAGCGCTGGCGGGGCAAACAGAGCTTCTACAGCCAGTGGCCGTCCAGCCTGCGAATCGCCTTTACCTTCCTGCTCATGCTGTTCTCCTGGGTGCTGTTTCGTGCGGACAACTTGACCGCCGCCGCCCATTATTTCGCCGCCATGTTTGGCCTTGGGACTGCCACAGGTGTTTCCGGTTTGTTGGCCGCCGAGCTTTACCAACCCTGGCCGATGCTGGTCATGGCGCTGTGTGGTTTCCTGGTATTCCAGCCCCGGCAGGCGCATGATTGGGCGGTGCAACCGCAAAGCTGGCCGCGCGTCGCGGTGTTGGCACCGTTGTTCATTATCTCGCTCCTGGTCATGTTCTCCCAGGCGTTTAACCCCTTCCTCTACTTTCAATTCTAGGAGCGCGCCATGACCAACCCAACGCGAAAAAGTGAGCTGGCCCTGATCCTCTGCTTTCTGGGAATCATCGGTGCCGTGCCGGTCATCCAGACTTGCGTCGAGCTTCATGGCGGTGGTCGCGTACATTTTGCCAGCCTCCTGCACACCCAGCCAACGGCTAAGAACCTGCGTGAGTATGAGGCGGCGCTCGAAGAAAAGTCTGTGTTCCAACAACGCTTGCGCCCGGAAACGCAGCGGCTGTTATTCAAATCGCTGCATGACACCGGTGCCAAAGCCGTGCCGGGTTTGAATGATTGGTTCTTTTACCGTCCGGACCTCCGTTACCTCCTCGAACCTGATCGGCGTGAAACGGACACCAGCCATTCAACGTGGATGCCGCCGGCGACGGATACCACGCGCCGTGATAGTGTGGTCCGCGCCATCACGCGCTTTCGCGATCAACTCCGGGAGCGCGGCATCCAGTTACTCGTCGTTCCCGTGCCGGGCAAACCGGCGGTCTATCCCGACCAGTTGACGCGGCGGGCGTCCGCCCCGGAGTCGGTTGGCGACGGGCCGACGCAGTCATTAATCCGTACTCTGCGCCAGCAAGGGGTTGAAACGGTGGATTTGCTGGACGCCTTTCGCACCGCCCGCAGACATGGCACTAATAGCAGCGGCGAATTGTACCTGGCGCGGGATACGCACTGGAGCCCGCGTGGTGCGGCGCTGGCAGCCGGGAAGGTCAGTGAGCGACTGCGCGAACTTCGCTGGGCGCCGCCCGCCACCAAAACCTACGCGACGCATCCCGTCCGGGTAAACCGTTACGGCGATATTATTGACATGATGCAGGTGCCCGGTCTTCAACATGAATTTGCGCCGGAATTGGTCGAGTGCGAGCAAGTGCTCGATCCGGCATTGGGACCGCTGGTGCCATCCGCCTCGGATCGGCCCGGCGCGTTCAAGTTTCCGGCGCAAAAGGCGCAGGTGCTCGTGTTGGGCGACAGCTTTTGCCGGATTTATCAGCTTGCCGAACCGCAGTCGTTGGGCGAACGCGTAGAACGGCCCACCGCCGCCGAGGCCACGGATCGGAAAGGCGAGACGGCCACCAAAAAACTATTGCCCGGATCGGCTGGTTTCATTTCCCATCTGGCCCTGGCGCTGAAAGCCCCGGTGGACGCCATCGTCAGCGACGGTGGCGCTTCCACAGACGTGCGCCGCAAACTCAGCATGAACGCGGAAATCCTGGAAGGCAAACAAGTCGTCGTCTGGGAAATCGTGGAACGCGACTTTGCCTTGGGCCGGGCCGGTTGGGAGGATGTCCCGCTGCCCGCCAGGCTGGAACCATGACCCCGCAATCCGCATTGGTCTGGTTGTCATCCGTGCCATCCGAGTAATCCGTGGTAAAAAACCGGGGAATAAACCACAGATAAACACCGATAGACACAGATAAGAGGTCCGGCATTCCGCATTCCGAAATCCGCAATGACTCTGGGGACAATGATACAGTTCCGTACCCCCTCACCGCAGGCAACTTCCCCGGCGTCGCGGGCCAAAAACAACGCCCCCCTAACCGCAATTCAATCCGGCGGCAGGGGGTGCGAGGGTTAAATCAACAATCCCTATTTATTCAGCATATACACGACCACAGCTTTACGAACAAATCACCGCTCCGTTGGCCTCAACTGCCACGCCAAAGCATACCGTCCGCTGCAAAAAGAAAGAGGCTGATGTTCCGCCCGTTCCGCCACTCCTGGCGCAACAGGTTCCCAATGCCGATCAAGCCGCTGCGGACGCCGCGCACGCTTATTTCCTCCACGAAGAGCCGCTCCCATATACGATATAATTTGAGAACTCTGGAACAGATCAAATTGCCTGTTTTCCAGGATGCCGCTTTCGAGTTATTATCGAGAAAACGAGGTCATTTTTGCAACTCGATCATCTTCTCCGCATAGCGTTTGCCAAACGTCCGCGCCGATTCGGTGTTGTAGTGCAATTGGTCGCCCTTATGGTTCAGGCCCTCGGCGGAAGCACAGCCATAGCGTTTGACCTTTTTCGCCAAACCCTGAACCACCTCGTTGAATTGCTTGGTGGCCTTCTGCGTCTCCTCCTTCGGGCCGAAGCTGGATAGTTCACCCGCGACGAACGACGCTTCCGGGGCGTTCAATTCCTGCCGCAACATCGCAATCAGGTTGCTCAAAGCCTGGCCATAGGCAGCGCTGGCGTGACGATCTGCTTCGCCTTGATGCCAGATGATCCCCTTCAGGACACCGGCCTTTTGCGCCTCCCGGACGCGTTTGAGCATGTCGTCGTATGGGTGGGTCTTGGTGGCCTTGTCTTCCGCGCCCGGCACCCAGGCCTTGATCGAAGTGCCGCCAACGGCACATGGAATCAGACCGATGCGCACCCGTGGGTTGGCCTCCGCCATCTGTTTGCCGAACGCCAACCCCGGGCCGACGCCAGCGACGGACTTGTCGAAGTGCAGCGGATCGGTCGCGGGTTGCCACGTGAGGTTTTTGGCGAGCATTTCCACGCGCGGATGTGGTTTCTTGCTTTCTTCATCCACCGCCCCGCGCCCCGCCATG carries:
- a CDS encoding MBOAT family O-acyltransferase: MVFTTHIFIFYFLPLFLLIYFNLPYAWRNLWITVASYVFYGWWEPWFVCLMMFTTIMDFIWGRVITRPGATPAQRKLAVAACCVTNLSFLGFFKYYLFAADSLNHLLAMVGTEQFRVLRVVLPIGISFYTFHSLTYIIDLYRGHATPAKSFTDFSAFVALFPDLVAGPIIRYKTLAAQLAWREHLVSRFASGVAIFILGFAKKILLANPVGRLADAVFNAADPCALDAWIGVLAYAFQIYFDFCGYSDMAVGLGRMLGFEFPRNFDAPYRSESITEVWRRWHISLSSVLRDYLYYPLGGNRLGPSRTYVNLAVVMLLGGLWHGAKWNFIVWGGYHGLLLGYERWRGKQSFYSQWPSSLRIAFTFLLMLFSWVLFRADNLTAAAHYFAAMFGLGTATGVSGLLAAELYQPWPMLVMALCGFLVFQPRQAHDWAVQPQSWPRVAVLAPLFIISLLVMFSQAFNPFLYFQF
- a CDS encoding sialate O-acetylesterase yields the protein MTARFTVMNGLTINLSLPCLAMILVLSTAGVPGPAKAQSPDPNFHLYLLIGQSNMAGRGAVDEESKKPHPRVEMLAKNLTWQPATDPLHFDKSVAGVGPGLAFGKQMAEANPRVRIGLIPCAVGGTSIKAWVPGAEDKATKTHPYDDMLKRVREAQKAGVLKGIIWHQGEADRHASAAYGQALSNLIAMLRQELNAPEASFVAGELSSFGPKEETQKATKQFNEVVQGLAKKVKRYGCASAEGLNHKGDQLHYNTESARTFGKRYAEKMIELQK